A region from the Flavobacteriales bacterium genome encodes:
- a CDS encoding aquaporin has product MRRYVAELIGTYALVFAGTGAIIINEQTGVIGHLGVAATFGLIVLAMIYAFGDVSGAHLNPAVTLGFVVAKRFPAIQAPSYIAAQLGGAVLASLTLRSLFPENHSLGSTLPSGSDMQSFILELLLTFFLMLVILQVSQGSKETGLMAGIAIGSVVGLEALFAGPICGASMNPARSIAPALVSGELRSLWLYILAPALGAILATGVWRLLRKPPGSTP; this is encoded by the coding sequence GCGCCATCATCATCAACGAGCAGACCGGTGTGATCGGGCACCTCGGAGTCGCGGCCACATTCGGCTTGATCGTGCTGGCGATGATCTACGCGTTCGGCGATGTCTCTGGCGCACACTTGAATCCCGCTGTGACGCTCGGCTTTGTTGTGGCCAAACGATTCCCAGCGATACAAGCACCATCGTACATCGCCGCACAGCTGGGTGGTGCAGTACTCGCCTCACTGACCCTGCGATCCCTTTTCCCTGAGAACCATTCCTTGGGCTCGACCCTTCCATCTGGCAGCGACATGCAATCCTTCATCCTGGAGCTGCTGCTCACCTTCTTCCTCATGCTCGTGATCTTGCAGGTGTCACAAGGTTCGAAGGAGACCGGTCTCATGGCGGGGATCGCCATTGGATCGGTGGTGGGGCTTGAAGCACTTTTCGCCGGACCGATCTGTGGGGCAAGCATGAACCCGGCCCGGAGCATCGCACCGGCACTGGTCTCCGGTGAGCTGCGTTCGCTCTGGTTGTACATCCTCGCCCCCGCGCTTGGAGCGATTCTGGCCACCGGCGTGTGGAGGCTGCTTAGAAAACCGCCCGGATCAACGCCCTGA